The Lactuca sativa cultivar Salinas chromosome 2, Lsat_Salinas_v11, whole genome shotgun sequence genome includes the window CAGATTTTTATCTTACAAGTTGCAGGTTTACCGTAATTTGCAGCCGCCATACATCACAGCactatatatatagtatatagtTTCAGATGCTTTGTCAATATCCACTTTTATGTgataaattattttattaacctTGTTAACGAGACGACTTCATTTATATGACACTATATATATAAGTGTTAAGTCATAAGTGATTCTCCAACTATAATTCACATACCATTTGACTTGTCATGAAGAACGCAACCAACATCACCTTTGCATGGTTCATAACCATCTCCATGTTGTGTTTGCTTGCAAATTCTCAACTAACAACAACTTTTTACTCAAAGTCATGTCCCAACCTTCTCAGTATTGTACGCAAACAAATGATGAACGCGATCAAAACCGAAACAAGAATGGCAGCTTCTTTACTCCGACTTCACTTCCATGATTGTTTTGTAAATGTAAGTCCTTATCTAATCAATTAATCTATATAATGCCAAATTATCCATCTTaacatcaaaaaaaaattagggGTGTGATGCATCAATTTTATTGGACGGAAGCAACGGAGAGAAAAACGCTTTTCCAAACATCAATTCCGCTAGAGGGTACGAGGTGGTGGATGCCATTAAAACCGCTGTGGAAAGCTCGTGTAGTGGAGTAGTTTCATGTGCCGACATTCTCGCCATAGCTGCCCGGGATTCCGTCCTCTTGGTAAGTATCAAAACATCCTGCCCGAATTAGAAAAAGAAACTGACCGGAAATCAAATCATTTGCAGAGTGGGGGACCATCATGGAAGGTGTTATTAGGAAGACGGGACGGGCTCGTGGCAAATCAATCTGGAGCCAATTCAAAACTACCCGCACCATTTGAGTCGGTTGGTAACATCACACTCAAGTTTCAAGCTGTAGGCCTTAATCTCACCGACGTCGTGTCACTATCAGGTAGGTATACTGTGTTTGACATGCACTGGACTGAGATTGATACTGATAACTGTAAAAATTGTAGGTGCGCATACGATCGGGTTAGCGAGTTGTGCTACGTTTCAAAACAGATTATTTAACTTCTCGGGATCAAATGGTCCGGATAGCACGATGTTGGATGGGAACATGGTGTCGGGGCTTCAGAATTTATGTTCGCCCGGAGATGTTACCCGGACAACTCAACTTGACTGGAACTCAACGGATTTGTTTGATAATAATTATTTTCAAAATCTGGTCAAAGGGAGGGGAGTTCTTGAGTCTGATCAGTTTTTGTATTCAAGTGCTCAGGCTGTGTCAACTACACGAAGTCTTGTTGAGGTTTACAGTAAAAACCCCAAGCTTTTTTCTGATGATTTTGCTAATTCCATGGTCAAAATGGGGAACATAGAACCACTTACTGGGTCGGCTGGAGAGATTAGGAAGAATTGCAGGGTTGTTAATTCCTAATTTGACTACTGTTTTTCTTTTTCTAAGATCATGTAAGATAAGTTATTATATCCTGCAGATGTTAAATGCAAATAATGGGAATAAAATGTTTCTTTTTAGTTAAACCCTTTGGATTCTGTATAAATTTTACGTGATTCCACATTACCTAATTATCTCGACTTAAAAAGATTGAATATCTGTTGATTAGACGGATGGATAATTAGGTAATCCAAAATAATAGGTTTCCCTTATATGATCTTATAATTACTCTATCTTAAATCAAATTATCTCAATTTCaagcaattaaaaaaaaatactaatcgCAATTAGTTTTTGCCGGATATCCAAACACCTTTTTAGTTATATCTTATAACTTGCAAGTGTGAAAAACACCACTACAATGATAGAGCAGATTCATGCCCAAACCACCAATGTTCCCTCCCTCAATTTCTTGGTGATAAAATCAAAAAGTACTCATTTATTACCTTCTTTGCATTGATTCAATTCACATCAATTGTCGCTCACTAATTTGGAAGGCATTACACACAGAAAGAGTCTTAATTTATCTAGTACACAACATAAAGTACAAGAACTAAACTTTTTCCAAAATGCAGAACTGCAAACATTTCGATCAACAGCCCTGTTCTTTGTACACAAGCTTCAAGAAAGCCCTTTCACCCTTCCAGTTTCAGTGTCAAGATCAATGTCATAAAAGCAAGGGCGTGTAGGAAGTCCAGGCATTGTACTCATCGTCCCCACCAATGGGTAAATAAACCCAGCACCAATACTTCCCCTAACATCCCTAATAGGCAACACAAATCCTGTAGGGGCTCCCTTTGCTGAGGCATTATCAGAAAACGAGTATTGCGTTTTTGCCATACAGATTGGCAAACCAGAAAACCCTTGTTTGCTATACATCTCAATCTGTTTCTCCGCCTTTCAAAtcataaagaaagaaaaatatgGAATCATCAACTTGTTTGATGTTTACAGTGATTTGATTCtgttaaaaagaaaaaaaccctagaaggttATACCTGTTCAGAGTACTCAACACCACTAGCACCATATGATCTTGCTATGGCTTCTATCTTCTCTTTGATGCTTATATCCAAAGGGTACAGGAATTTCAAAGGTTGTGTCGCGCTTTCACAGGCTTTTTGTACAGCAATCCCAAGCTCAATCTGGGGACAAAATCGACATTTACTATCgcgttaattatatatattttttttcaataaagtTAAGAATGAAGATCACTGATGACTAACCGCTCCTTTTCCACCATGGGCATGGTGAGTGCAAAGAACAGCATCAAAAGCACCAGCTCCAATGGCAGCGTTCTTGACAGCAGCAATTTCTGCATCAGTATCAGTTGAAAACTTATTCACAGCCACAACAACATTCACACCATACGCCTTTGTGTTCTCAATGTGTCGAATCAAATTCACACATCCTGCTTCAACAAGACCGACGTTTTCATTAACATAAGCCTTATCAAGCGGTTTTCCGGCGGTTACCAGGGGCCCACCACCGTGCATCTTCAGAGCCCTAATTGTGGCCACAATAATGGCACATTGAGGTTTCAACCCGCTATATCGACATTTAATGTTCATAAACTTTTCAGTTCCTATATCCGATCCAAAACCCGCTTCTGTCACAACATACCCACCAGGGCCCACCAGCTTCAACGCGATTTTATCAGCCACAATTGAAGAGTTTCCATGGGCTATGTTGGCAAACGGGCCTGCATGAACAAGAACAGGGGTGCCTTCAAGGGTCTGCATTAGGGTTGGATTAATGGCGTCTTTCATGAGCACAGTCAATGCGCCACCAAGCCCAAGATCATCAGCTGTTACAGGGTCACCGGATTTGCTGTTTCCAATCACCATCTTCCCGAGGCGTTCTCTCATGTCAGATAAAGATGTTGTCAGGGCTAAAACTGCCATTATCTCACTCGCAACTGATATGTCAAAAGCTGTTTCTCTCACCATTCCTTTCTCATCTGGGCCTTGACCCACGCTGATTTTCCTCAAGAAACGGTCATTTACATCCATAACCCTCCTCCATGTGATGCTATCAGGGTCAATGTCAAGTCTTGCAAATTTGTTGACTTCTTCTGGGGTCAAATCCTCGGGTTTTGTCTTGGTAATATTCAGCTTTTTTAATCGTCTGAACATTATGTCATTGAAGGTGCGGACACCTTCTTTGTTTGGTGGGCATAAGCGACTGAACAGAGCTTTATCACTTTGTGTATTTTCATGGAAGATTCGTGTGTCAATGGCAGCAGCAAGAAGGTTGTTTGAGGCGGTGATTGCATGAATGTCGCCGGTCAAATGAAGATTGAACTCATCCATAGGGATGACTTGACTGTAACCACCACCGGCTGCACCACCTTTGATCCCAAATGTTGGCCCTTGTGATGGTTGTCTGAGGGTGGTGACAACCTAACAACATCAAGAATGTGATCATGAacattaaaccctaatttttacaaGAACCCACAACCTAAATTGCATTATATACAAGTACAACACCAATGTTATAACTAAAGATCAAGATGTAATCATGTAGTGACTGAAACccatatgagattcttgatatgaAAATGAAAATTGTGAAAATTAAGTGAAGAATGTTACCTTTTTATCAAGAAAAGCTCCCAAAGCTTGACAAAGACCAACAGTGGTAGTAGACTTGCCTTCTCCAAGAGGTGTTGGAGTAATTCCTCCAACAACAACATAATACCCATCTTCTCTTTCTTTCAGTTCATCAAAAACAGACAACAAAACCTAAAAAAATccaaacacccaaatcacaaaaaaaaaccctaaaattttcgCATACCCACATCATTGCACAACAAAATCCAGAATTTACACATACTTAAATCGCTAAATCAGTCGTATAATATCTCGGTTGAGAAAAGAGCTCCGGTTTCAATGGCCATTTACATGATCCCATTTggtttttctcttttaaaaaagATTCTCGGAAATCgatttgaagtaataaaaaaaagGAAGTAACATCCGAATATCCGATATCAATTTTATAGCTTTTGGGGATCAAATGGGTATTTTACTTCTTTAAGTTCATTATTCACAGACAATAAAACCTAAAACTCACACATGGGcagataataataaaaaatggcCGGATCATAACATACTACacaaaaaagagattaagtttgacttttgacgaCAAACCTAGTAGTATCCAGTTGTAAGATCGATAACAATATTTTCCCAAGATCTACCTGAAGTAAAGAGAGGCCACTTTGACTTCCAAAGTCAGATTGTAGCTGTGGGGACTAAATTACATCGCTAACAAATGAAGTGTAAATTAAGATTGTACAAGAAATGCGAAGAGTACATACCTTGGCCTTGTATTTTCCGTAAAGATCATAGTGGTCAGGGTTAAGATTGAGATCTTTAGCAATCTCAGCGATATGTAGAGGAATAACAGAATTTGCAATATCTATATCTGCTGGAACAGGAGATACCACTTCTAATTTtcttgaactcatctttgttcttCGAGATAAAGGGGGTTTTATGCAAAGATCTTAGATTTCTTCCCCTAGGTTTTAATCTTtttatagaaaagaaaaaaaaaaacaatgaatcTATGTCATTCGTTCTTAGATGCACTGTCAGACTGTGTTTATGAATAATTGTGATTAGCGTTGAATATTGAAATGCGGACCTTGTGTGGGCTTGGTCCTATTGATCAAGGATAAGTGGAGCCCATGCGATTGCAATTGCATTTTACTCTATTTGACTTTCTATGAGTGACACTTTGAAAAAATTAAATGTGAAAATCCGATAGTTGATGACAAATTATAAAGATACTTATATGTTTACCTTCATGGTTTTAGTTTCTAATATAGTTgtttttttatggttttttctagacaaaattgcaaaaattatCTATGTGGTAAATCGAAAATTATCCTTTTGGTTCAAAAACTTTTAAACTTGCAATTCAAATTTTTGATTTTGTTGCAGGTCCAATTCAAAcgtcatttatttcatttatatttgtttttccattttctttttattaatttcataaaataaaataaaaaaaactagccCTAATAACCTACCCACACCCCACACCACCCCACTTATTTCCTTCATCAGAGACTCTATCTTTCTCCCTCTCTTTACTATTCATCCGAAATCACCTACACTGTCGGAATCCACTGTCGAattccaccaccaccatcgtccTTCGTCCTATCTGATTAGGGTTTCACCACCACTGCCCTCGTTGGAAACAATCGTCATGCCACCACCATTCGTCAAGTTACATGGAAACCACATAAATCAAGTTCATTGACGTGGAAAAAACCCACCAATAACTACCAGATTTAAAAGATGACAATAGAGAAAACCCACTGCCAGGAAACCCTAACGTCATTGTCACTTCTTGACCGTTGTAAAAGGATTTACCGGCGGAGAATACGAAGGGTAGCAGCAAAATGGAATCATCGATTAAGGTTCCACTCTCTATTTCTTCTCTAGAGAAGTCAACGCTGGATATGTTAAGGTTTCGATGTTCGACTGGTTACATATCCACCGTGTTCATCAATTCATAGTATCGTCGTCATGATTCGTCAAGTCCTTCGTCTTTTAGATCTATATTATTTCGTCTTTCAAATCTACTTCTTCGTCGGTGGTTTAGGGGCTCAGTGAAAAGTGGTGTCTCCGAGTAGCATACAAAAAGTTATAGTAGTCCGACACGCGGATTACTATGACAGGCGGTGACGTCAGGTTTTGCTTTAATAGGCGATTCAAGCTCCGACATGTGCGACTTTAAGGGTAAACAACAAAGATTATTTCCGAAAAACAGATCTAGAGAACGATGACCTTTGTGGTTTCTTCATGGCTATGAGGCGACATTTCAACGAGAGAGGTGGTATTCCAACAAGAAAATGGTGGTTCGGTAAACAGTGGATGACGGTCGTCTGGTGGTCCGGGGGACGATGGTCTGGTAGAGTAATGAAGAGAGAAAGAGGgtgatggagagagagagagagagagagaaagagaaagaaagaaagaaagagactaTGAAGGAAtcttttagacaaaattgcaataaTGGTCCACGTGGCTAGTCGAAAATTGTCACTATCGTCCAAAAAGTTTTAGACTAGCACCGCCTgtcaaaaactttgattttgttgcgaCTTTGGtccaatttattttgttttttctaaAATGATAGATTTTCCCATTGTTGATTTCATTTCCTATTTTTTCtgatttaaaattaaacaaaaaataaaataaaatacaaacctaATTCCTAATAACCCTACCTCACCCCTCTTGTAACATacaaacactatatatatatatatatatacccgaaAATCACGACAtacaatttttttgtttttaaattaataaattgttAATACAGATTGTtctataaaatcagagtaaccaatatttagcaaaacatcatTTAACCAGAGTAGTTCGCAGAATGcaaaaacatgtggtgtgtgctctgcaatcatctcgagctctttcatttgaaaaccagagtacctaaaacataaactgaaaaccgtaagcacaaagtttagtgaattcccccaaaTACCATACCACATACAATTATAGATTATCATGCACACACATATAAataccatgggctcccccatgatCTTTATCTATTATGTCATGGGCTCCCTCATGGTCTTtatctgg containing:
- the LOC122194372 gene encoding peroxidase N codes for the protein MKNATNITFAWFITISMLCLLANSQLTTTFYSKSCPNLLSIVRKQMMNAIKTETRMAASLLRLHFHDCFVNGCDASILLDGSNGEKNAFPNINSARGYEVVDAIKTAVESSCSGVVSCADILAIAARDSVLLSGGPSWKVLLGRRDGLVANQSGANSKLPAPFESVGNITLKFQAVGLNLTDVVSLSGAHTIGLASCATFQNRLFNFSGSNGPDSTMLDGNMVSGLQNLCSPGDVTRTTQLDWNSTDLFDNNYFQNLVKGRGVLESDQFLYSSAQAVSTTRSLVEVYSKNPKLFSDDFANSMVKMGNIEPLTGSAGEIRKNCRVVNS
- the LOC111899820 gene encoding formate--tetrahydrofolate ligase, which produces MSSRKLEVVSPVPADIDIANSVIPLHIAEIAKDLNLNPDHYDLYGKYKAKVLLSVFDELKEREDGYYVVVGGITPTPLGEGKSTTTVGLCQALGAFLDKKVVTTLRQPSQGPTFGIKGGAAGGGYSQVIPMDEFNLHLTGDIHAITASNNLLAAAIDTRIFHENTQSDKALFSRLCPPNKEGVRTFNDIMFRRLKKLNITKTKPEDLTPEEVNKFARLDIDPDSITWRRVMDVNDRFLRKISVGQGPDEKGMVRETAFDISVASEIMAVLALTTSLSDMRERLGKMVIGNSKSGDPVTADDLGLGGALTVLMKDAINPTLMQTLEGTPVLVHAGPFANIAHGNSSIVADKIALKLVGPGGYVVTEAGFGSDIGTEKFMNIKCRYSGLKPQCAIIVATIRALKMHGGGPLVTAGKPLDKAYVNENVGLVEAGCVNLIRHIENTKAYGVNVVVAVNKFSTDTDAEIAAVKNAAIGAGAFDAVLCTHHAHGGKGAIELGIAVQKACESATQPLKFLYPLDISIKEKIEAIARSYGASGVEYSEQAEKQIEMYSKQGFSGLPICMAKTQYSFSDNASAKGAPTGFVLPIRDVRGSIGAGFIYPLVGTMSTMPGLPTRPCFYDIDLDTETGRVKGLS